In a genomic window of Orcinus orca chromosome 12, mOrcOrc1.1, whole genome shotgun sequence:
- the LOC101272147 gene encoding transcription factor BTF3-like, which yields MKEAIMNQEKLAKLQAQVCIGGKGTAHRKKVVHRTATEDYRKRQFSLKKSGVNNISGIEEVNMFTNQGTVIHFNNSKVQASLAANTFTITGHAETKQLTEMLPSILNQLGADGLASLRRLAEALPKQSVDGKAPLATGEEDDDEVPDLVENFDEASKNEAN from the coding sequence ATGAAAGAAGCTATCATGAACCAAGAGAAACTCGCCAAACTGCAGGCACAAGTGTGCATTGGTGGGAAAGGAACTGCTCACAGAAAGAAGGTGGTTCATAGAACAGCCACAGAAGACTACAGAAAACGTCAGTTCTCTTTAAAGAAGTCAGGGGTGAACAATATCTCTGGTATTGAAGAGGTGAATATGTTCACAAACCAAGGAACAGTGATTCACTTTAACAACTCTAAAGTTCAGGCATCTCTGGCAGCAAACACTTTCACCATTACAGGCCATGCTGAGACAAAGCAGCTGACAGAAATGCTACCCAGCATCTTAAACCAGCTTGGTGCAGACGGTCTGGCCAGTTTAAGGAGACTGGCTGAAGCTCTGCCCAAACAATCTGTGGATGGAAAAGCACCACTTGCTACTGGAGAGGAGGATGATGATGAAGTTCCAGATCTTGTGGAGAATTTTGATGAGGCTTCCAAGAATGAAGCAAACTGA